A genomic region of Mesobacillus jeotgali contains the following coding sequences:
- a CDS encoding response regulator transcription factor produces the protein MGKIRVVVVDDHEMVRKGIISYLETEPAIEIVGEADGGKKAVSLVKDTKPEVVLMDLLMENGSGIEATREILSFYPECKIIIITSFYDDEQVFPAIEAGAFSYMLKTASASEVIKAIEKASRGETVIEPKVANRMMKRLRPQERKPHDELTERELDVLKCIGEGMTNQQISEELFIGVKTVKTHVSNILGKLGLSDRTQAAVYANRNGLIKTS, from the coding sequence ATGGGGAAAATAAGGGTTGTGGTAGTAGATGATCATGAAATGGTAAGAAAAGGAATCATTTCCTATTTGGAGACCGAACCAGCAATCGAGATTGTCGGGGAGGCGGATGGCGGAAAAAAGGCAGTTTCACTTGTGAAGGATACAAAACCAGAGGTTGTCCTGATGGACCTGTTAATGGAAAATGGATCGGGTATTGAAGCAACCAGGGAGATACTAAGCTTCTATCCAGAATGCAAAATCATCATCATCACTAGCTTTTATGACGATGAACAGGTTTTTCCGGCCATTGAGGCAGGAGCATTCAGTTATATGCTAAAAACAGCGTCTGCATCAGAAGTCATTAAGGCGATAGAAAAAGCATCCAGAGGGGAAACCGTCATTGAACCAAAAGTGGCTAATAGGATGATGAAAAGGCTTAGACCGCAGGAACGTAAGCCACATGATGAACTGACAGAACGGGAGCTTGATGTCCTGAAGTGTATCGGTGAAGGCATGACAAACCAGCAGATCAGTGAAGAGTTATTCATCGGTGTCAAAACGGTCAAAACCCATGTTTCTAACATTCTAGGTAAACTCGGTTTATCAGACAGGACGCAGGCCGCGGTTTATGCAAATCGAAACGGCTTGATAAAAACTTCATGA
- the hemH gene encoding ferrochelatase, whose protein sequence is MTKKKMGLLVMAYGTPYKEEDIERYYTHIRHGRTPSPEMLEDLKERYDAIGGISPLAKITVAQGEKLEQHLNSIQDDIEFKMYLGLKHIEPFIEDAVKQMHDDGIEEAVSIVLAPHFSTFSVKSYNGRAKEEAAKLGGPEIVSVEQWYDEPKFIKYWSDRVSKTFAEMPDDERENSVLIVSAHSLPEKILQMGDPYPEQLKETADMIANQANVKNYEVGWQSAGNTPEPWLGPDVQDLTRDLFEANGYKAFVYVPAGFVSDHLEVLYDNDYECKIVTDDIGASYYRPAMPNTEPEFIDALADVILKKLSTSR, encoded by the coding sequence ATGACGAAGAAAAAGATGGGTTTGCTTGTGATGGCATATGGCACACCCTACAAAGAAGAAGATATTGAACGATACTATACACATATCCGCCACGGACGCACTCCGTCACCTGAAATGCTTGAGGACTTAAAAGAGCGTTACGATGCAATTGGCGGAATTTCTCCACTTGCGAAAATTACCGTTGCACAGGGCGAGAAACTTGAACAGCATTTGAACAGCATCCAGGATGACATTGAATTCAAGATGTATCTCGGTCTAAAGCATATCGAGCCGTTCATCGAGGATGCAGTCAAGCAAATGCATGATGATGGTATTGAAGAAGCGGTCAGCATCGTGCTCGCACCGCACTTTTCTACCTTCAGCGTGAAATCTTATAATGGACGCGCCAAGGAAGAAGCGGCAAAATTGGGCGGTCCAGAAATTGTATCCGTAGAACAGTGGTATGATGAGCCGAAATTTATTAAGTACTGGTCAGACAGAGTAAGTAAAACATTTGCTGAAATGCCTGATGATGAGCGCGAGAATTCAGTATTGATCGTTTCGGCTCACAGCCTTCCGGAGAAGATTCTCCAAATGGGGGATCCGTATCCTGAACAATTAAAGGAAACCGCTGATATGATCGCAAACCAGGCAAATGTGAAAAATTACGAGGTTGGCTGGCAAAGTGCAGGCAACACACCTGAGCCATGGCTAGGTCCAGATGTCCAGGACTTGACGAGAGACCTGTTCGAGGCAAATGGATATAAAGCCTTTGTTTATGTGCCGGCTGGATTTGTTTCCGACCACCTGGAAGTACTATATGACAATGACTATGAATGCAAGATCGTAACGGATGACATCGGGGCCAGCTATTACAGGCCGGCAATGCCAAATACAGAGCCTGAATTTATTGATGCATTGGCAGATGTGATTCTGAAGAAGCTGTCAACTTCACGCTAA
- the liaF gene encoding cell wall-active antibiotics response protein LiaF: MSKRSMNQIAAAVILSALGVILLLVNLGVISLEIKELFVVTYPFLLFLYGLVALLKRQFGWGSFIVLFSSLLIMERFGVIDFHFLDVWKLWPLVLIYFGAGILFKGRKLKVIYRTDFPSAKEAENIPSAETSLKKIRGVSIGNVTFKKQNWAVEPMDLYNMIGEYFIDFSKGFIPDRETPIVVRGWIGEVKMLIPEDVPVKINAVIGVGEVKLFDYAQEQIKHVVAYKSDDYDQAIRKLNITIELKIGSVRIDRV, translated from the coding sequence TTGAGTAAACGATCGATGAATCAGATAGCTGCGGCTGTCATACTATCAGCCTTAGGGGTTATTCTTCTGTTAGTCAATTTAGGTGTCATTTCCTTGGAAATAAAAGAGCTTTTTGTCGTAACCTATCCATTTTTATTATTTTTGTATGGCTTAGTAGCTTTACTGAAGAGGCAGTTTGGATGGGGATCGTTCATCGTCCTATTTTCATCGTTGCTGATCATGGAACGTTTTGGGGTGATAGATTTTCATTTTCTTGATGTATGGAAGCTTTGGCCGCTGGTGTTGATTTATTTTGGAGCTGGTATTCTCTTTAAGGGTAGAAAACTAAAGGTTATTTACCGAACTGATTTCCCGTCGGCTAAGGAGGCGGAAAATATCCCGTCGGCCGAAACATCCTTGAAGAAAATACGAGGGGTGTCGATTGGCAACGTAACATTTAAAAAGCAAAACTGGGCTGTCGAACCAATGGATTTATACAATATGATCGGGGAATATTTTATCGACTTCAGCAAAGGTTTCATTCCAGACAGGGAAACACCAATAGTGGTGAGAGGCTGGATTGGTGAAGTGAAAATGCTCATTCCAGAGGATGTCCCGGTAAAGATCAATGCTGTCATAGGTGTCGGTGAAGTAAAGCTCTTTGATTATGCCCAGGAGCAAATAAAACATGTAGTCGCATATAAGTCGGATGATTATGACCAGGCAATAAGAAAACTGAACATTACGATCGAATTGAAAATCGGTTCTGTAAGGATTGATCGGGTGTAG
- a CDS encoding antibiotic biosynthesis monooxygenase family protein — translation MNLYITSGTPDFLMKLKEKHQGENMILMNNNESSLLVHETDKKTAFSSPRKYEVIDSAGSLDHEGFAVLNNIPVTDEGRPLFEDRFLNRPRLIENEPGFVAIRVLRPLSSNTYIIMTIWENEGAFENWQKSKAYDHAHKKRGTEAGIDGARPNIFESASYVSKYYIE, via the coding sequence ATGAATCTATATATTACGTCAGGAACTCCAGACTTTTTAATGAAGTTGAAAGAAAAGCACCAAGGAGAAAACATGATATTGATGAACAATAATGAGTCGTCGCTCCTTGTCCATGAGACAGACAAGAAAACAGCGTTCAGTTCACCAAGGAAGTATGAAGTGATTGATTCCGCTGGTTCACTTGACCATGAGGGATTCGCTGTTCTCAACAATATTCCGGTAACAGACGAAGGACGGCCCCTTTTTGAAGACCGATTCTTGAATAGGCCGAGACTAATTGAGAACGAACCAGGCTTCGTCGCGATCCGTGTTCTTCGTCCTTTAAGTTCAAACACCTATATCATTATGACAATCTGGGAAAATGAAGGGGCATTCGAAAACTGGCAAAAATCGAAGGCATATGACCATGCACACAAAAAACGCGGCACAGAAGCGGGAATAGACGGTGCTCGACCGAATATTTTTGAGAGTGCATCATATGTCTCTAAATACTACATTGAATAA
- the hemE gene encoding uroporphyrinogen decarboxylase: protein MSKIINDTFLKAARGEATDYVPVWYMRQAGRSQPEYREIKEKYSLFEITHQPELCAYVTRLPVEQYDVDAAILYKDIMTPLPAMGVDVEIKSGIGPVISNPVKTLSDVEKLGAINPESDIPYVLDTIKLLTEEQLSVPLIGFSGAPFTLASYMIEGGPSKNYNKTKAFMYAQPEAWFALMDKLGDMVITYVKSQIKAGVKAIQIFDSWVGALNVQDYRTFIKPVMNRIFSELKKENVPLIMFGVGASHLAMEWNELPLDVVGLDWRLQISEARELGIQKTVMGNLDPAILLAPWEVIEEKAKAILDQGMTQPGYIFNLGHGVFPSVNPETLKKLTAFIHEYSASKLGK, encoded by the coding sequence ATGAGCAAGATTATTAACGATACTTTTTTAAAAGCAGCCAGAGGAGAAGCAACTGATTATGTTCCTGTCTGGTATATGAGACAAGCTGGTAGGTCACAGCCTGAATATAGAGAAATCAAGGAAAAATACTCTTTATTTGAAATTACACACCAGCCTGAGCTTTGCGCTTACGTCACAAGGCTTCCTGTAGAACAATACGACGTGGATGCGGCGATTCTATACAAGGACATCATGACACCGCTGCCAGCCATGGGCGTGGATGTAGAAATTAAATCAGGGATCGGACCTGTCATTTCGAATCCTGTAAAAACATTATCTGATGTTGAAAAACTGGGTGCGATCAACCCTGAATCCGATATTCCATACGTACTTGACACAATCAAGCTTCTTACAGAAGAACAGCTGTCTGTACCATTGATCGGTTTCTCAGGAGCACCGTTCACGCTTGCAAGTTATATGATTGAAGGCGGCCCCTCTAAGAATTACAACAAGACAAAGGCATTTATGTATGCCCAGCCTGAAGCATGGTTCGCACTGATGGACAAGCTAGGCGATATGGTAATTACATATGTGAAGTCTCAAATCAAGGCTGGAGTAAAAGCTATTCAGATTTTTGATTCATGGGTAGGTGCGCTGAATGTTCAGGATTACCGAACTTTCATCAAGCCAGTAATGAACAGGATTTTTTCTGAACTGAAGAAGGAAAATGTACCATTGATCATGTTTGGAGTTGGAGCAAGCCACCTTGCCATGGAATGGAACGAACTTCCGCTAGATGTTGTTGGATTGGATTGGCGTCTGCAAATCAGTGAAGCTCGCGAGCTTGGAATCCAGAAAACCGTCATGGGAAATCTTGATCCTGCAATCCTGCTTGCCCCTTGGGAAGTAATAGAAGAAAAGGCCAAGGCGATCCTTGACCAGGGCATGACACAGCCAGGCTATATCTTCAACCTTGGACATGGTGTATTCCCATCAGTGAACCCGGAAACATTGAAAAAGCTGACTGCTTTTATCCATGAGTATTCTGCCTCGAAACTAGGCAAATAG
- a CDS encoding sensor histidine kinase produces the protein MTSIRLWFIQTFLMMAFITSLILFIGLQIFLFLVPDSGLTTAMTFWFWLYSFVIMAVVGFYFSLRGSYVIKGRLGDILLFITTLRRGKFTERIQMDEKDEIGLISEELNQLSEYLQDQVHSLQRLAEEKTELSKTAKSAATMEERQRLARDLHDVVSQQLFALSMMSSASLRWFDQDPEKARKQLEQISDIAGKAQGEMRALLLHLRPVQLSGESLCEGIIKLIKELKQKTNLAFEASVDEIEHLSQAAEEHIFRIVQEALSNILRHADATKVKLVLTEENRYINLYIGDDGKGFDIHEEKMASYGLKTMRERCEQIGGTYNIRSKANEGTYIEIRIPALRREE, from the coding sequence ATGACAAGTATCCGCTTATGGTTTATTCAAACGTTCTTGATGATGGCTTTCATAACTTCTCTCATCCTGTTCATCGGTCTTCAAATCTTTCTGTTCCTGGTGCCTGACAGCGGTCTTACCACTGCAATGACCTTTTGGTTTTGGCTGTATAGTTTTGTCATTATGGCAGTAGTCGGGTTTTATTTCAGTTTACGAGGAAGCTACGTTATCAAGGGACGTCTTGGCGATATTTTATTGTTTATCACTACTTTGCGCAGAGGCAAATTCACGGAAAGAATCCAAATGGATGAAAAAGATGAGATCGGACTCATATCTGAGGAACTTAATCAGTTATCTGAATACCTCCAAGACCAGGTCCATTCATTGCAGCGGCTTGCAGAAGAAAAAACGGAGCTATCAAAGACGGCAAAGTCCGCCGCGACCATGGAGGAAAGACAGAGGCTCGCCAGGGATCTGCATGACGTAGTCAGCCAGCAGTTATTCGCGCTTAGCATGATGTCATCTGCTTCACTAAGGTGGTTTGACCAGGACCCAGAGAAGGCCAGGAAGCAGCTGGAGCAAATATCTGATATAGCAGGCAAAGCACAGGGGGAAATGAGGGCCCTTCTTCTTCATCTAAGGCCTGTCCAATTGAGTGGGGAGAGCTTGTGTGAAGGAATCATTAAACTAATCAAGGAACTGAAGCAAAAAACGAATCTTGCATTTGAAGCAAGCGTCGATGAAATCGAACATCTTTCACAAGCTGCAGAAGAGCATATTTTCCGGATTGTCCAGGAAGCATTATCTAATATCCTGCGTCATGCTGATGCGACAAAGGTGAAATTGGTGCTTACAGAAGAGAATCGATATATAAATCTGTATATCGGTGACGATGGCAAAGGCTTCGATATCCACGAAGAAAAGATGGCATCATACGGCCTTAAGACGATGAGAGAACGGTGTGAACAAATTGGCGGTACATATAATATTCGTTCAAAAGCGAATGAAGGAACATATATTGAAATACGGATACCGGCTTTGAGGAGGGAAGAGTAA